Proteins encoded in a region of the Anopheles aquasalis chromosome 2, idAnoAquaMG_Q_19, whole genome shotgun sequence genome:
- the LOC126571330 gene encoding cingulin-like, which translates to MSDQDASSPGGAGDGGNCDRKREIVDQIKHLMVQDKETILVQVINLTTQLQQQVNRNTVLKKTLKEVMEVKEMMQRNMMHQETIRAHTRQISEKKSALEEQLTKNYKAISAQCTAIEAVRGKVKQDGVNCRSAIDAMNKRIGALNEKEKSVLHEYEMNLKRMAGLKEELQAQKLNHGRLLQEFRSSVKDREALQENIDSMVKTHRQTLASKEQQLVELKQQWERDVQQREAQKNELQGQLDALKQTATEQEQQWREEMNELKQRNETQVQSLEEKLLAMKKEKQTLERRLGDLQELNEHQAKELESRAAKRSTLKLQTVERSVPAGNEFSLLNRRRASEKSADSHPSSGLDINFDESYHYENEPSEISSASYGGYLRK; encoded by the exons ATGTCTGATCAGGATGCTTCGTcgcccggtggtgctggtgatggtgggaacTGTGACCGCAAACGGGAGATAGTGGACCAGATCAAGCACCTCATGGTGCAGGACAAAGAAACGATTCTGGTGCAAGTGATCAATCTTACcacgcagctgcagcagcaggtgaaccGGAATACCGTACTCAAAAAAACGCTCAAGGAGGTGATGGAGGTGAAAGAGATGATGCAACGGAATATGATGCACCAAGAAACCATTCGAGCGCACACGCGACAAAT CTCGGAGAAAAAATCCGCCCTGGAGGAGCAGCTAACGAAAAACTACAAAGCCATCTCGGCACAGTGTACTGCGATTGAAGCGGTGCGCGGGAAGGTGAAACAAGATGGGGTTAATTGTCGCTCTGCCATCGATGCGATGAACAAGCGTATAGGGGCGTTAAATGAAAAAG AAAAAAGTGTCCTCCATGAATACGAGATGAATCTGAAGCGAATGGCCGGGCTGAAGGAGGAACTGCAGGCACAGAAGCTAAATCACGGCCGATTGCTGCAGGAATTCCGTTCGTCGGTGAAGGACCGGGAGGCTTTGCAGGAAAACATTGATTCCATGGTGAAGACCCATCGTCAAACCCTCGCCTCAAAGGAACAGCAGCTGGTGGAGCTGAAGCAACAGTGGGAACGGGATGTACAGCAGCGTGAGGCTCAGAAGAACGAGCTTCAGGGTCAGCTAGATGCGCTTAAACAAACGGCTACCGAACAAGAGCAGCAATGGCGCGAGGAAATGAACGAGTTAaagcaacgcaacgaaacgcaGGTGCAGTCTTTGGAGGAAAAACTGCTGGcgatgaagaaggagaagcaaacaCTGGAGCGCCGTTTGGGAGACCTGCAGGAGTTGAACGAACACCAGGCCAAGGAGCTCGAAAGCCGCGCTGCGAAAAGATCGACACTCAAGCTCCAGACCGTTGAAAGATCGGTGCCAGCAGGCAACGAGTTTTCTTTGCTAAACCGGCGACGTGCTTCGGAAAAAAGTGCCGATTCCCATCCGTCCTCTGGTTTGGACATAAATTTCGAT GAATCGTATCATTACGAGAATGAGCCCAGTGAAATAAGCTCGGCTTCGTACGGCGGGTACCTACGTAAATGA
- the LOC126574785 gene encoding hatching enzyme 1.2 — protein sequence MATSSNSNSSTMWLWLCVSGSLCFALWGLEAAVVFPKIPDVLNPPVPDGIDLVEQSSFLQDTEQDPEVTPGLFQGDMAMDNRMYRYWRVGLNWDVFPERVWPNGTVPYAISPLYEVDDQVTILQAIRTLTFMTCVNFVPWNGKDKDFLLIWPIKYPKGCWSYVGKIGGTQIVSLQPPDDRSPNCLGNEGRAIHELMHALGIFHEQSRADRDRFVKIIWDNIIPAFKSNFEKQSLKNTTYSFEYDYNSIMHYGKNYFSIAKGKTTIETKMPGIKLGQRQALSKTDCLKINDLYGCLDNPKISKKYYNICKTLGI from the exons ATGGCGACCAGTAGTAACAGTAACAGTAGCACCATGTGGTTGTGGCTGTGCGTGTCCGGTAGTTTGTGCTTTGCTTTGTGGGGCCTAGAAGCGGCCGTGGTGTTTCCAAAAATTCCCGACGTGCTAAACCCACCCGTGCCGGATGGGATCGATCTGGTGGAGCAGTCATCCTTCCTTCAGGACACCGAGCAGGATCCGGAGGTGACACCGGGCCTGTTCCAGGGTGATATGGCAATGGACAACCGTATGTATCGCTACTGGCGCGTCGGGCTCAACTGGGACGTGTTTCCGGAGCGAGTGTGGCCCAACGGAACCGTACCGTACGCCATCAGTCCGCTGTACGAGGTCGATGATCAGGTGACAATACTGCAGGCCATCCGGACGCTCACCTTCATGACGTGCGTTAACTTTGTGCCGTGGAATGGCAAGGATAAGGACTTTCTGTTGATCTGGCCCATCAAATACCCGAAGGGGTGCTGGAGCTATGTGGGAAAGATCGGTGGAACGCAGATCGTATCGCTGCAGCCACCGGATGACCGTAGCCCCAACTGTCTCGGCAACGAGGGTCGTGCCATCCACGAGCTGATGCACGCGCTCGGAATCTTTCACGAGCAATCGCGCGCCGATCGGGACCGCTTCGTGAAGATCATCTGGGATAACATCATTCCTG CCTTTAAATCGAACTTTGAGAAACAATCGTTAAAGAACACGACCTACAGCTTCGAGTACGATTACAACAGTATCATGCACTATGGCAAGAACTACTTCAGCATCGCCAAGGGAAAGACAACGATCGAGACGAAAATGCCCGGCATCAAGCTCGGTCAGCGGCAAGCGCTCAGCAAAACCGATTGCCTCAAGATCAACGATTTGTACGGATGCTTGGACAATCCAAAGATCAGCAAGAAGTACTACAATATCTGCAAAACGCTCGGCATCTAA